In the genome of Tripterygium wilfordii isolate XIE 37 chromosome 19, ASM1340144v1, whole genome shotgun sequence, one region contains:
- the LOC119985483 gene encoding WAT1-related protein At2g39510-like — protein MESFGRAKPYMLVILLQFASGVLNIIVKAALNDGMSQHVLVVYRMGIASVVIAPFAFVLERKSRPKMTLPIFAKIMLLSLFEPVTFHNLFYSGMKNTSANFSAAIFNIVPAIAFILAWTLRLENVKIKELSSQAKVIGTVVTIGGTMLMTLVKGKHLILPWTNGQHVQQATVIDETNHKRHFGEGAVMIISACFIGSTFLILQAFTLKSYPAKLSLTALQCIMGMVEGTGLAVAVERGNTSVWCIQKQRANIIAVLYGGLYSGVAYYIMALITKKRGPVFVSASSPLSMVVTTIIGSSFLREQLYMGRILGAIVAVIGLYLVLWGKSKDQPQQQATETDKVAPNQETTTNWMNDNIGNTDIENATTCQETTTMGFYYANSQAYCYHLELVLVSKKLKSNNNNTWSREMRIALNGKNKIDLIDGTLKQPILDKNNTWQRCNDMVLSWIIGSLQ, from the exons ATGGAGTCTTTTGGTAGAGCAAAGCCATACATGCTTGTGATTTTATTGCAATTTGCTTCTGGAGTATTGAACATTATTGTCAAGGCAGCTCTAAATGATGGTATGAGCCAACATGTACTTGTGGTGTACCGGATGGGCATCGCCTCTGTTGTCATTGCTCCGTTCGCCTTTGTTTTGGAAAG GAAGTCAAGACCAAAGATGACCTTGCCGATCTTTGCAAAGATAATGCTGCTCAGCTTGTTTGA GCCAGTAACGtttcataacttgttctactccgGCATGAAAAATACTAGCGCGAATTTTAGCGCTGCTATATTCAATATTGTTCCTGCCATCGCGTTTATACTGGCTTGGACGttaag GCTCGAGAATGTGAAGATTAAGGAGCTGTCCAGCCAAGCGAAAGTTATTGGAACAGTGGTGACGATTGGAGGCACAATGCTAATGACTCTTGTCAAAGGAAAACACCTAATTCTTCCATGGACTAACGGACAACATGTTCAACAAGCTACTGTAATTGATGAAACTAATCATAAGAGACATTTCGGAGAGGGTGCTGTCATGATTATATCTGCTTGTTTCATTGGTTCTACTTTCCTCATTTTGCAA GCATTTACACTAAAATCATACCCGGCTAAACTCTCTCTCACAGCTTTGCAATGTATAATGGGAATGGTAGAAGGCACTGGTCTTGCCGTTGCTGTTGAACGGGGCAACACTTCAGTTTGGTGTATACAAAAGCAAAGAGCCAACATCATAGCTGTACTATATGGA GGACTATATTCCGGAGTTGCTTATTATATCATGGCATTAATAACAAAGAAAAGAGGTCCTGTGTTTGTGAGTGCTTCTAGTCCTCTAAGCATGGTTGTCACCACAATCATAGGCTCCTCCTTTTTACGTGAGCAACTTTACATGGGAAG gATTCTTGGAGCCATTGTCGCAGTAATAGGGTTGTATCTGGTCTTATGGGGTAAGAGCAAAGATCAACCTCAACAACAAGCTACAGAAACTGACAAGGTAGCACCAAATCAAGAAACAACAACAAACTGGATGAATGATAACATAGGCAATACTGATATTGAGAATGCAACAACATGTCAAGAAACAACTACAATGGGTTTTTATTATGCAAATTCTCAAGCGTACTGCT ACCATCTCGAATTGGTTCTGGTTTCCAAGAAACTcaaaagcaacaacaacaatacatGGTCTCGTGAGATGCGTATTGCTCTCAATGGTAAGAATAAGATCGATCTTATTGATGGGACCCTCAAACAACCAATTCTAGACAAGAACAACACATGGCAACGATGTAACGACATGGTCCTCTCATGGATTATAGGTTCTTTGCAATGA